The Microbacterium horticulturae genome has a window encoding:
- the mraY gene encoding phospho-N-acetylmuramoyl-pentapeptide-transferase yields MRSLLTAAAVSLAFTLFLTPVFMRLFRKWGWGQVIRTPEDPHNPSHAAKRGTVTMGGTIFIAGSVVGYLVGCFTGNTPPTVSGWLVIWMMVGFGAVGFIDDFMKVRKQRSLGLSGWPKVLGQVIVTVPFGIMALNFPDAYNQTPGSKFISLFRDVPVLNLFALGAVVGWILYLIWISFLGVAWSNSTNVTDGLDGLATGIGIFTIAAMSLATFWQFQQSCADAALLTAYQPACYTTRDPLDLTIIAASFVSALVGFLWWNAPKAKVFMGDVGSMAIGGVIAAMSILSHTEILAALIAGAFIVGPGSVILQRIYFKATRGKRLFLMSPFHHHLEMRGWPEITIVVRMWIIAGILAVTGIGLFYVEWLSLT; encoded by the coding sequence GTGAGGTCTCTCCTGACAGCGGCAGCGGTCTCGCTCGCGTTCACGCTCTTCCTGACACCCGTCTTCATGCGGCTGTTCCGCAAGTGGGGCTGGGGTCAGGTCATCCGCACGCCCGAGGATCCGCACAACCCCAGCCACGCAGCCAAGCGCGGCACCGTCACCATGGGCGGCACTATCTTCATCGCCGGCAGCGTCGTCGGCTACCTCGTCGGCTGCTTCACGGGCAACACCCCGCCCACCGTGTCGGGGTGGCTCGTCATCTGGATGATGGTGGGCTTCGGCGCCGTCGGCTTCATCGACGACTTCATGAAGGTCCGCAAACAGCGCAGCCTCGGCCTCAGCGGCTGGCCCAAGGTGCTCGGCCAGGTGATCGTCACGGTGCCGTTCGGCATCATGGCCCTGAACTTTCCCGACGCATACAACCAGACGCCCGGGTCGAAGTTCATCTCGCTGTTCCGCGACGTCCCGGTGCTGAACCTCTTCGCCCTCGGCGCCGTCGTGGGGTGGATCCTCTATCTGATCTGGATCAGCTTCCTCGGCGTCGCCTGGTCGAACAGCACCAATGTGACGGACGGGCTCGACGGCCTGGCCACCGGTATCGGCATCTTCACGATCGCCGCGATGAGCCTGGCCACGTTCTGGCAGTTCCAGCAGTCGTGCGCCGACGCCGCACTGCTCACGGCCTATCAGCCGGCGTGTTACACCACCCGTGACCCGCTCGATCTCACGATCATCGCGGCATCCTTCGTCAGCGCCCTGGTCGGATTCCTCTGGTGGAACGCGCCGAAGGCGAAGGTGTTCATGGGCGACGTCGGGTCGATGGCCATCGGTGGCGTCATCGCCGCGATGTCGATCCTGTCGCACACCGAGATCCTCGCGGCTCTCATCGCCGGTGCGTTCATCGTCGGACCCGGATCGGTCATCCTGCAGCGCATCTACTTCAAGGCCACGCGCGGCAAGCGGCTGTTCCTGATGAGTCCGTTCCACCATCATCTCGAGATGCGCGGGTGGCCGGAGATCACCATCGTCGTGCGCATGTGGATCATCGCCGGAATCCTCGCCGTCACCGGCATCGGCCTGTTCTACGTCGAATGGCTCTCGCTGACATGA
- the murD gene encoding UDP-N-acetylmuramoyl-L-alanine--D-glutamate ligase, giving the protein MTERIAALTSWHADWKGLRVAVLGLSVTGFSVADTLAELGAEVLVVTESASEEYARLLPVIGARLHQGPLEEVPAPLRDFAPEVVVASPGFAPHHPVIRWAQERGIPLWGDLEVAWRVRDKVTRPDGRPADWVLITGTNGKTTTTQMTAAMLVAGGLRAAPCGNIGVPVLDAVRDPGGFDVLVVEVSSHQLWYLSHQVGGPEPVSPHAAVCLNLAPDHLQWHGSFDAYRDAKSFVYANTRVACVYNRADVATRRMVEDADVVEGARAIGFGLDVPGPSDLGVVDGILVDRAFLDDRRTTALELCTVDDLAEQGLAAAHIVANALAAAALARSLDVPPAAIRAALRDFRLDAHRIEIVASADGITWIDDSKATNPHAAASSLAAYPGAVWVVGGLLKGVDISDLVQTRGPAAKAAIVIGVDRAPVLAAFARHAPTVPVVEVDGGETEDVMARVVEIATGIAADGDVVLLAPAAASFDQFSSYADRGSRFAAAVHELIARGDDDQHDDPSSARGR; this is encoded by the coding sequence ATGACCGAGCGCATCGCCGCACTGACCAGCTGGCACGCCGACTGGAAGGGCCTGCGGGTCGCCGTGCTCGGGCTGTCGGTGACCGGCTTCTCGGTCGCCGACACACTCGCCGAACTCGGCGCAGAGGTGCTCGTGGTCACCGAGAGCGCCTCCGAGGAGTACGCCCGGCTGCTGCCGGTGATCGGCGCACGCCTGCATCAGGGTCCGCTCGAAGAGGTTCCGGCGCCGCTGCGCGACTTCGCGCCGGAGGTCGTCGTCGCCTCACCCGGCTTCGCCCCGCACCACCCGGTGATCCGGTGGGCGCAGGAGCGCGGCATCCCGCTCTGGGGCGACCTCGAGGTCGCGTGGCGGGTGCGCGACAAGGTCACCCGGCCTGACGGTCGACCGGCCGACTGGGTGCTCATCACGGGCACGAACGGCAAGACCACGACCACCCAGATGACCGCGGCGATGCTCGTGGCGGGCGGTCTGCGTGCGGCGCCGTGCGGCAACATCGGCGTGCCGGTCCTCGATGCCGTGCGCGATCCGGGCGGCTTCGACGTGCTGGTCGTCGAGGTCTCCAGCCACCAGCTCTGGTATCTCTCGCACCAGGTCGGCGGCCCCGAGCCGGTCTCGCCCCACGCCGCGGTGTGCCTCAACCTGGCGCCCGACCATCTGCAGTGGCACGGCTCGTTCGACGCGTACCGCGATGCGAAGTCGTTCGTCTACGCGAACACGCGCGTCGCGTGCGTGTACAACCGGGCCGACGTCGCCACCCGGCGCATGGTCGAAGACGCCGACGTCGTCGAGGGGGCGCGCGCCATCGGCTTCGGGCTGGACGTTCCCGGGCCCAGCGATCTCGGCGTCGTCGACGGCATCCTCGTCGACCGGGCCTTCCTTGATGATCGGCGCACGACCGCGCTCGAGCTGTGCACGGTCGACGATCTGGCCGAGCAGGGGCTGGCCGCTGCGCACATCGTCGCGAACGCGCTGGCCGCAGCCGCTCTCGCCCGCTCGCTCGACGTGCCGCCCGCCGCCATCCGCGCGGCCCTGCGCGACTTCCGCCTCGACGCGCACCGCATCGAGATCGTCGCCAGCGCCGACGGCATCACCTGGATCGACGACTCGAAGGCGACGAACCCGCACGCCGCGGCCTCGTCACTGGCCGCCTACCCCGGCGCGGTCTGGGTCGTGGGCGGCCTGCTGAAGGGCGTGGACATCAGCGACCTCGTGCAGACCCGGGGCCCGGCCGCCAAGGCGGCGATCGTCATCGGCGTCGACCGCGCGCCGGTCCTCGCGGCGTTCGCGCGACACGCGCCGACGGTGCCGGTCGTGGAGGTCGACGGCGGCGAGACTGAGGATGTCATGGCGCGGGTCGTCGAGATCGCGACCGGAATCGCCGCTGACGGGGACGTGGTTCTGCTCGCACCCGCCGCGGCGTCTTTCGACCAGTTCTCGTCCTACGCCGACCGGGGGTCGCGCTTCGCAGCCGCCGTGCACGAGCTGATCGCGAGGGGGGACGATGACCAGCACGACGATCCGTCCTCCGCACGGGGCCGCTGA
- the ftsW gene encoding putative lipid II flippase FtsW: MTSTTIRPPHGAADEPDRRRPLSARVVLGRVFAPVPSEFLLILSTALMLTGFGLVMVLSATSAVGSANGDKPYEALAKQAVFAAIGIPMMLVASRFSVSFWKKIAWPALIGATAFQMLVFTPLGINNDGNTNWIRIAGLQAQPSELLKLALALWLGYVLFRKQTLLGLWRHVFIPLVPVSVAVIATVLAGHDLGTAMILVLIVLSALFFSGVKLRIFILPTLLSVVLVAVLAVTSPNRMSRIMTFLDAQCTDYFDKCYQPLHGIWGLASGGVFGLGLGNSKQKYDWLPAAANDYIFAIVGEELGLIGCCVVLVLFALFAVGSFHVIRRTTDPFVRIVSGAITVWIVGEALLNIGVVLRLFPVLGVPLPFMSQGGTSLLSTLLACGVLLSFARTLPAKQPATTG, translated from the coding sequence ATGACCAGCACGACGATCCGTCCTCCGCACGGGGCCGCTGACGAGCCGGACCGCCGTCGGCCGCTGTCGGCGCGCGTCGTCCTGGGCAGGGTGTTCGCGCCCGTGCCCAGCGAGTTCCTGCTGATCCTGTCGACCGCGCTGATGCTGACCGGCTTCGGTCTGGTGATGGTGCTGTCGGCGACGTCGGCCGTGGGGTCGGCCAACGGCGACAAGCCGTATGAGGCCCTGGCCAAGCAGGCGGTGTTCGCCGCGATCGGCATTCCGATGATGCTCGTGGCCAGTCGCTTCTCGGTGTCGTTCTGGAAGAAGATAGCCTGGCCCGCGCTGATCGGCGCCACCGCTTTCCAGATGCTCGTGTTCACGCCGTTGGGCATCAACAACGACGGCAACACGAACTGGATCCGCATCGCGGGACTGCAGGCGCAGCCCTCCGAACTGCTCAAGCTCGCCCTGGCCCTGTGGCTGGGATACGTGCTGTTCCGCAAGCAGACGCTGTTGGGCCTGTGGCGGCACGTGTTCATCCCGCTCGTGCCCGTCTCGGTGGCGGTGATCGCCACGGTCCTGGCCGGTCACGACCTGGGCACCGCGATGATCCTCGTGCTCATCGTGCTGTCGGCGCTGTTCTTCTCCGGGGTGAAGCTGCGCATCTTCATCCTTCCCACGTTGCTGTCGGTGGTTCTCGTGGCGGTGCTGGCGGTCACCAGTCCCAACCGCATGTCGCGCATCATGACCTTCCTTGACGCGCAGTGCACCGACTACTTCGACAAGTGCTATCAGCCCCTGCACGGCATCTGGGGGCTGGCCAGCGGCGGGGTGTTCGGGCTCGGCCTGGGCAACTCCAAGCAGAAGTACGACTGGCTCCCGGCCGCTGCCAACGACTACATCTTCGCGATCGTCGGAGAAGAGCTCGGGCTCATCGGCTGCTGCGTGGTGCTCGTGCTGTTCGCACTGTTCGCCGTGGGGTCCTTCCACGTGATCCGCCGTACCACCGACCCGTTCGTGCGCATCGTCTCGGGCGCGATCACGGTCTGGATCGTCGGCGAGGCGCTCCTGAACATCGGCGTCGTCCTGCGTCTGTTCCCGGTGCTGGGCGTGCCGTTGCCGTTCATGTCGCAGGGGGGCACCTCTCTGCTGTCCACCCTGCTCGCATGCGGGGTGCTGCTGTCGTTCGCGCGCACGCTGCCGGCGAAGCAGCCCGCCACGACCGGTTAG
- the murG gene encoding undecaprenyldiphospho-muramoylpentapeptide beta-N-acetylglucosaminyltransferase: MTTYLLAGGGTAGHVNPLLAVADGLRARDADAEVLVLGTREGLEARLVPERGYELLFVDKVPFPRRPNRDAAAFPARFRRAILQVRAHIRERGVDVVVGFGGYAAAPAYIAARREGVPVVVHEANAKPGLANVLGARRAAAVGVAFEGTRLRGGEVVGMPLRREIVDLDRAAIREEAAAFFGLEAARPTVLVFGGSLGARRLNDAFGGAWRDILGAGWQLLHVTGERSEHSDPEVEGYALHRYIDRMDLAFALADLVVSRSGAATVSEISALGLPAVYVPYAVGNGEQSLNAASAVRAGAARLIPDADLTLERVREEIIPLLEDDAAREQMRAAAASTGIRTGTENVIALIDRALAG, encoded by the coding sequence GTGACGACGTATCTTCTGGCCGGCGGCGGAACTGCCGGCCATGTGAACCCGCTGCTTGCGGTCGCCGACGGTCTGCGCGCACGGGACGCCGACGCCGAGGTGCTCGTCCTGGGCACCAGAGAAGGCTTGGAAGCGCGCCTCGTACCCGAGCGCGGCTACGAGCTGCTGTTCGTCGACAAGGTTCCGTTCCCGCGGCGGCCGAATCGGGATGCCGCGGCCTTCCCCGCCCGCTTCCGCCGGGCGATTCTGCAGGTGCGCGCGCACATCCGCGAGCGCGGCGTCGACGTGGTGGTCGGCTTCGGCGGCTATGCGGCGGCACCCGCTTACATCGCCGCGCGGCGTGAAGGCGTGCCGGTGGTCGTGCACGAGGCGAACGCGAAGCCGGGGCTGGCCAACGTGCTGGGCGCGCGGAGAGCGGCCGCGGTCGGCGTCGCCTTCGAGGGCACGCGGCTGCGCGGCGGGGAAGTGGTCGGGATGCCGCTGCGCCGCGAGATCGTCGATCTCGATCGTGCGGCGATCCGAGAGGAGGCCGCGGCGTTCTTCGGGCTCGAGGCAGCCCGTCCCACCGTCCTCGTGTTCGGCGGATCGCTGGGTGCGCGTCGGTTGAACGACGCCTTCGGCGGCGCGTGGCGCGACATCCTCGGCGCAGGCTGGCAGCTGCTGCATGTGACGGGGGAGCGCAGCGAGCACTCGGACCCCGAGGTCGAGGGGTACGCCCTGCACCGCTACATCGACCGCATGGACCTCGCGTTCGCGCTGGCCGATCTCGTCGTCTCCCGCTCAGGGGCCGCGACCGTCAGTGAGATCAGTGCGCTCGGGCTCCCTGCCGTGTACGTGCCCTACGCCGTCGGCAACGGCGAGCAGAGCCTTAACGCCGCATCGGCCGTCCGTGCGGGTGCGGCCCGGCTCATTCCCGACGCCGACCTCACCCTCGAGCGGGTGCGTGAGGAGATCATCCCGCTTCTGGAGGACGACGCGGCGCGCGAGCAGATGCGGGCGGCCGCGGCATCCACCGGCATCCGCACCGGAACCGAGAACGTCATCGCGCTGATCGACCGGGCGCTGGCGGGCTAG
- a CDS encoding GntR family transcriptional regulator gives MITVDPSSPTPPFEQLRAQFVDAVASGELVAGERLPTVRRLADDLGVAPGTVARAYRELEAAGVIETRGRAGSFVTLDRDPIRQQAQRAAAAFVEQIRSLGLDADEALQIAAAALRAQA, from the coding sequence ATGATCACCGTCGATCCGTCCAGCCCGACACCGCCCTTCGAGCAGCTGCGGGCGCAGTTCGTCGATGCGGTCGCCTCGGGTGAACTCGTAGCCGGCGAGCGGCTGCCCACCGTGCGGCGCCTCGCCGACGACCTCGGCGTGGCGCCCGGCACCGTGGCGCGCGCGTACCGCGAGCTCGAGGCGGCCGGCGTCATCGAGACCCGTGGCCGCGCCGGCAGCTTCGTGACGCTCGACCGCGATCCCATCCGGCAGCAGGCGCAGCGCGCGGCGGCGGCGTTCGTCGAGCAGATCCGCTCGCTCGGGCTCGACGCCGACGAGGCGCTGCAGATCGCCGCGGCGGCGCTGCGCGCGCAGGCGTGA
- the murC gene encoding UDP-N-acetylmuramate--L-alanine ligase, with translation MIRPDLTLPIPDEIRAAHFIGIGGSGMSGLARMFLARGIHVSGSDRADSANLRALAELGAQVHIGHDAAHLGDADTVIHTGAIWPENPEYVAAKERGLAVIHRSQALYWLIGGRRLVAVAGAHGKTTSTGMIVTALQALDADPTFVNGGVIAQLGVSSGTGTDDLVVIEADESDGTFVLYDTSVALITNVDPDHLDHYGTADAFYAAFADFANKAREAVVISADDPGAQRVTRALTHPNVITFGTAAEADVRVTGITTEGPVAFTLTHGDSSVRVQLAIPGAHNALNAAGVAAVLLTLGYDLDAAARAITGFTGTVRRFELHGVEHGVSVYDDYAHHPTEVAAALDAARTVIGDGRIIAMHQPHTYSRTQQMHREFAEVLESRADHTVVLDVYGAREDPVPGVTGKLVSDDFADASHVHFVADWQEAADYTASVARPGDYIITLGCGNVYLIIPQVLQALAAGVGADASTGTITAASGE, from the coding sequence ATGATCAGACCCGATTTGACCCTTCCCATCCCCGACGAGATCCGGGCCGCGCACTTCATCGGCATCGGCGGTTCGGGGATGTCGGGGCTCGCGCGGATGTTCCTGGCCCGCGGCATCCACGTCTCTGGGTCTGACCGCGCCGACAGCGCGAACCTGCGGGCCCTGGCCGAGCTCGGCGCCCAGGTGCACATCGGGCATGACGCCGCACACCTGGGCGATGCCGACACCGTCATCCACACCGGTGCGATCTGGCCGGAGAACCCCGAGTACGTGGCGGCCAAGGAACGCGGGCTCGCGGTGATCCACCGCTCGCAGGCGCTGTATTGGCTGATCGGCGGCCGGCGCCTGGTCGCGGTGGCCGGCGCCCACGGCAAGACCACTTCGACGGGCATGATCGTCACGGCCCTCCAGGCGCTCGACGCCGACCCGACGTTCGTCAACGGGGGAGTGATCGCCCAGCTCGGCGTCTCGAGCGGGACCGGCACCGACGACCTCGTGGTCATCGAGGCCGACGAGTCCGACGGCACTTTCGTGCTGTACGACACGTCGGTCGCCCTCATCACGAACGTCGACCCCGACCACCTCGACCATTACGGCACGGCCGACGCGTTCTACGCCGCCTTCGCCGACTTCGCGAACAAGGCGCGCGAGGCCGTCGTGATCTCGGCCGACGACCCCGGTGCGCAGCGCGTGACACGTGCGCTGACCCATCCGAACGTCATCACGTTCGGCACTGCAGCCGAGGCCGATGTGCGGGTGACCGGGATCACGACCGAGGGCCCGGTGGCCTTCACCCTCACGCATGGGGACAGCTCGGTGCGCGTGCAGCTCGCGATCCCCGGGGCGCACAACGCTCTGAACGCCGCCGGCGTGGCCGCGGTGCTGCTCACCCTCGGCTACGACCTCGACGCCGCCGCGCGGGCGATCACCGGGTTCACCGGCACCGTGCGCCGCTTCGAGCTGCACGGCGTCGAGCACGGGGTCAGCGTGTACGACGACTACGCGCACCACCCCACCGAGGTCGCCGCGGCGCTCGATGCCGCCCGCACCGTGATCGGCGACGGGCGCATCATCGCGATGCACCAGCCGCACACCTACTCGCGCACGCAGCAGATGCACCGCGAGTTCGCCGAGGTGCTCGAGTCGCGCGCCGACCACACGGTCGTGCTCGACGTGTACGGCGCCCGCGAAGACCCGGTGCCGGGCGTGACCGGCAAGCTCGTCAGCGATGACTTCGCCGACGCGTCGCACGTGCACTTCGTCGCCGACTGGCAGGAGGCCGCCGACTACACCGCGTCGGTCGCGCGCCCGGGCGATTACATCATCACGCTCGGCTGCGGCAACGTCTACCTGATCATCCCGCAGGTGCTGCAGGCCCTCGCCGCCGGTGTCGGCGCAGATGCCTCCACCGGCACGATCACGGCGGCGTCGGGGGAGTAA
- a CDS encoding FtsQ-type POTRA domain-containing protein, giving the protein MRRPTPLPAPPRVERPKRPEYPTLEPRSIGEPDPTVEPDPIGEPEATAPVIPLSTGPDAAPAVTGIAEMPANDGERVRWHDVWRASRARRRALRAEVRRFTARQRRRRIVWLSVLGAFVLLVAGSFGAAYSPLFAVREIHVVGTSALDEAKVAAALKSQLGTPLPLVDQAAVKAALVTFPLVETYTLQAQPPHELIVRIVERTPVGVVTSAAGYTVVDAAGVALSTSSAKPKSLPVLTIGGGTSSEAFRSAGQVIRSLPSAIRSKVTAVSATTPDDVTLTLGKTGTKVVWGSADESARKGVVLQTLMKAKPPSKVTSYDVSSPDAVLVR; this is encoded by the coding sequence ATGCGCCGGCCGACGCCCCTGCCCGCCCCGCCCCGGGTGGAGCGACCGAAGCGTCCTGAGTACCCGACGCTCGAGCCGCGTTCGATCGGCGAGCCGGACCCGACCGTCGAGCCCGACCCGATCGGCGAGCCGGAGGCCACGGCCCCCGTCATCCCGCTGTCGACGGGGCCGGATGCCGCGCCCGCCGTGACCGGCATCGCTGAGATGCCCGCGAACGACGGAGAGCGGGTGCGCTGGCACGATGTGTGGCGGGCGTCCCGTGCGCGTCGCCGGGCCCTGCGCGCGGAGGTGCGGCGCTTCACTGCGCGGCAGCGCCGTCGACGCATCGTGTGGCTGAGCGTGCTGGGCGCATTCGTGCTGCTGGTGGCGGGTTCCTTCGGGGCGGCGTACAGTCCGCTGTTCGCGGTCCGTGAGATCCATGTGGTCGGGACCTCGGCGCTCGATGAAGCGAAGGTCGCCGCGGCGCTGAAGAGCCAGCTGGGCACCCCTCTGCCCCTCGTCGATCAGGCGGCGGTCAAAGCTGCTCTCGTCACCTTCCCCCTCGTCGAGACCTACACGCTGCAGGCACAGCCGCCGCACGAGCTGATCGTGCGCATCGTCGAGCGCACACCCGTCGGCGTCGTGACCTCGGCTGCCGGCTACACGGTCGTCGATGCGGCGGGCGTCGCACTGTCGACCTCATCGGCGAAGCCGAAATCGCTGCCGGTGCTGACGATCGGCGGCGGGACGAGCTCAGAGGCCTTCCGCTCGGCCGGCCAGGTCATCCGCTCTCTGCCCAGCGCCATCCGCTCGAAGGTCACCGCGGTATCGGCGACGACCCCCGACGACGTGACGCTCACACTCGGCAAGACCGGCACCAAGGTCGTGTGGGGCAGCGCCGACGAGTCGGCGCGGAAGGGCGTCGTGCTGCAGACGCTGATGAAGGCCAAGCCGCCGTCGAAGGTCACCTCGTACGACGTGTCGAGCCCCGACGCCGTTCTCGTGCGCTGA
- the ftsZ gene encoding cell division protein FtsZ has protein sequence MSQNQNYLAVIKVVGVGGGGVNAVNRMIELGLRGVEFIAINTDAQALLMSDADVKLDVGRELTRGLGAGADPEVGRRAAEDHAEEIEEALAGADMVFVTAGEGGGTGTGGAPVVAKIAKSIGALTIGVVTKPFSFEGRRRQSQAEGGVARLKEEVDTLIVVPNDRLLEISDRGISMIEAFATADQVLLAGVQGITDLITTPGLINLDFADVKSVMQGAGSALMGIGSARGADRAIKAAELAVESPLLEASIEGAHGVLLSIQGGSNLGIFEINDAAQLVKEAAHPEANIIFGTVIDDTLGDEVRVTVIAAGFDGGEPQSRIEPMTAQRPVAPALPDVPAEEAARAGEGDGEGAKKPESIPVAVVADTAYESAFGDDDLDIPDFLK, from the coding sequence ATGAGCCAGAACCAGAACTACCTCGCAGTGATCAAGGTGGTCGGAGTCGGCGGTGGCGGAGTCAATGCCGTCAACCGCATGATCGAACTGGGTCTGCGGGGCGTGGAGTTCATCGCGATCAACACCGACGCGCAGGCGCTGCTGATGAGTGATGCCGACGTCAAGCTGGACGTCGGTCGCGAGCTGACACGGGGGCTGGGCGCAGGCGCCGACCCCGAGGTCGGGCGCCGTGCGGCCGAAGACCACGCGGAAGAGATCGAAGAGGCGCTCGCGGGCGCCGACATGGTCTTCGTCACCGCGGGTGAGGGCGGCGGAACGGGCACCGGAGGTGCACCCGTCGTCGCGAAGATCGCGAAGTCGATCGGTGCCCTCACCATCGGTGTGGTCACCAAGCCGTTCTCGTTCGAGGGACGGCGTCGGCAGAGTCAGGCCGAGGGCGGTGTGGCCCGCCTGAAAGAAGAGGTCGACACCCTCATCGTCGTGCCGAACGACCGGCTGCTGGAGATCAGCGACCGCGGCATCTCGATGATCGAGGCGTTCGCGACGGCCGATCAGGTGCTCCTGGCCGGTGTCCAGGGCATCACCGACCTCATCACGACGCCGGGGCTCATCAACCTCGACTTCGCCGACGTCAAGTCGGTCATGCAGGGGGCGGGCTCCGCGCTCATGGGCATCGGCTCGGCACGTGGCGCCGATAGGGCGATCAAGGCCGCGGAGCTGGCGGTCGAATCTCCGCTGCTGGAGGCGTCGATCGAGGGCGCGCACGGCGTGCTGCTGTCGATCCAGGGCGGATCGAACCTCGGCATCTTCGAGATCAACGACGCCGCGCAGCTGGTGAAGGAGGCCGCGCATCCCGAGGCCAACATCATCTTCGGTACTGTCATCGACGACACCCTCGGCGACGAGGTGCGCGTGACCGTGATCGCGGCGGGCTTCGACGGCGGCGAGCCGCAGTCGCGCATCGAGCCGATGACCGCACAGCGTCCGGTGGCGCCCGCGCTGCCCGACGTGCCGGCCGAAGAGGCGGCACGTGCCGGAGAGGGCGACGGCGAAGGCGCCAAGAAGCCGGAGTCGATCCCCGTGGCCGTCGTCGCCGACACGGCGTACGAATCGGCCTTCGGCGATGACGACCTCGACATCCCCGACTTCCTGAAGTAG
- a CDS encoding YggS family pyridoxal phosphate-dependent enzyme encodes MDDLASRLAAVDARIADAARAVGRDPSEITRIVVTKFHPASLVSDLFRLGVRDVGENRQQELTAKTQELVALEGLRWHFIGQAQTKKARAVRAAASVVHSVDRARLADALDSVGEDGDVLDVLLQINLTDDPGRGGVAPDQIEPLAEHVVGGCPTLRVRGVMAVAPLDEPAAAAFERLAGYAGRLRTVVPDADWISAGMTADFPEAIAAGATHLRIGSAITGERPPHL; translated from the coding sequence GTGGACGATCTCGCCTCACGTCTGGCTGCGGTCGACGCGCGCATCGCGGATGCGGCGCGCGCGGTCGGCCGCGACCCGAGCGAGATCACCCGCATCGTCGTCACCAAGTTCCATCCGGCCTCCCTCGTCTCCGACCTCTTCCGTCTCGGGGTCCGCGACGTGGGGGAGAACCGGCAGCAGGAGCTGACGGCGAAGACGCAGGAGCTCGTGGCGCTCGAAGGGCTTCGCTGGCACTTCATCGGCCAAGCACAGACCAAGAAGGCACGGGCGGTCCGGGCTGCGGCATCCGTCGTCCACTCCGTCGACCGCGCCCGACTCGCCGACGCCCTCGATAGCGTCGGCGAGGACGGCGACGTCCTCGACGTGCTGCTGCAGATAAATCTCACCGACGATCCGGGCCGCGGGGGCGTCGCGCCGGATCAGATCGAACCGCTCGCCGAGCACGTGGTGGGGGGATGCCCCACCCTGCGGGTCCGCGGCGTGATGGCGGTGGCGCCGCTCGATGAGCCGGCCGCCGCGGCGTTCGAACGGCTGGCCGGGTACGCCGGGCGGCTGCGGACGGTCGTGCCCGATGCCGACTGGATCTCAGCCGGGATGACCGCCGACTTCCCCGAGGCGATAGCCGCAGGCGCGACACACCTGCGGATCGGCTCGGCAATCACGGGCGAGCGGCCCCCACACCTTTAG
- a CDS encoding cell division protein SepF, which produces MSNPLKKTMVYLGLADEEEEVYEEEQATQPAPRSTAKNVEKAAPVTPIHRPTVVRQPVPSAVTEILTVHPKQYRDAQLIAENFREGIPVIINLSQMSDADARRLVDFASGLSLGLHGRIERVTSKVFLLSPENVALSGDGTVAQADPDVAPFSQS; this is translated from the coding sequence ATGTCGAACCCGCTCAAGAAGACCATGGTGTACCTGGGCCTGGCCGACGAAGAAGAAGAGGTGTACGAAGAGGAGCAGGCGACCCAGCCCGCACCCCGCAGCACCGCGAAGAACGTCGAGAAGGCTGCTCCGGTGACGCCGATCCATCGTCCCACCGTGGTGCGCCAGCCCGTGCCGAGCGCGGTGACCGAGATCCTCACGGTGCACCCCAAGCAGTACCGGGATGCGCAGCTGATCGCCGAGAACTTCCGCGAGGGCATCCCGGTGATCATCAACCTGTCACAGATGAGCGACGCCGATGCACGGCGTCTCGTCGACTTCGCCAGTGGTCTGTCGCTGGGCCTGCACGGACGCATCGAGCGCGTGACCAGCAAGGTGTTCCTGCTGTCGCCGGAGAACGTCGCGCTGTCGGGCGACGGCACGGTGGCGCAGGCCGATCCGGACGTCGCGCCCTTCTCGCAGTCGTAG
- a CDS encoding YggT family protein, with protein sequence MGAVRLIAGIVNVLLLLYVLVLFARMILDIIPMVNRGWRPRGAGLVLAEAVYTITDPPLRFLRRFIRPLRVGPVAIDLSFTIVILICFVLMSITGALSVI encoded by the coding sequence GTGGGAGCAGTCCGGCTGATCGCGGGGATCGTCAACGTCCTCCTCCTGCTGTACGTCCTCGTGCTGTTCGCGCGGATGATCCTCGACATCATCCCCATGGTGAACCGCGGCTGGCGGCCGCGCGGTGCAGGACTGGTCCTCGCCGAAGCCGTGTACACGATCACCGATCCGCCGCTGCGCTTCCTCCGGCGCTTCATCCGCCCTCTGCGGGTCGGGCCGGTCGCCATCGACCTCTCATTCACGATCGTGATCCTCATCTGCTTCGTGCTGATGTCGATCACGGGTGCCCTTTCCGTCATATGA